ACAATCATCCCAGCGGCGATCCCACACCGTCCAAGGCCGACATCACCATGACACGGGAGATTGCGGCGGCGGCGAAAGCGCTGCACATCGCCATCCACGATCATCTGGTGATCGGACGCGGCGGTCATGCCAGCTTCAAAGCGTTGGGGCTTCTCTAACCGATCCGCGCATGGCGTGTCGCCATCCGGTAATCCTTGCGCGGGCCGGTGACGCGCCAGGCCACGACAAAGCAGTCGTCATCCAGCACACGATAACGCCCGCGGTAAATATCCTCGCCGCAATGATGCAGGATGCGCGCCGTTCCAGATGACAGATCGAGATCGTGGAAATGGCTGCCGTCGGCGCGAAAGACCTGTGCGCCGTCGCGGCCGAGCGCGATGCGATAGCGCTGCGATGCGTCCGAGACATGTTCGCCGAACATGAGACTGCCGGTTTCGCTCAGCAACAGACCGTCTGTCACCGTCGTGATCGAAGCGCGGCCTTCAAACTGCCCGCGCAACGCCAAGCGCAAATCGTGAATGCGCCGGGAAAGGCGCCACTCGCCTTTTAGAAATACGCCAAGATCGCGAACCGGCCACGCCATCGCGCGCCGAAATCGGTTCAGCGCGCTTTTGTCTGGAACGCCGAAACCAGTGCCGCCGCCAACCCGCTCTTGAGCAGGGTGGCCAACAGGAAAGGCGTCACGCCCACGGCCAACGCCTTGGTCCAGCCGAACGACACAGCCAACCAGGCGACGCCCGGCACGAACAGAAGGACATGTGCCGC
This genomic window from Pirellulales bacterium contains:
- a CDS encoding JAB domain-containing protein, whose product is MHNHPSGDPTPSKADITMTREIAAAAKALHIAIHDHLVIGRGGHASFKALGLL
- a CDS encoding DUF6314 family protein produces the protein MAWPVRDLGVFLKGEWRLSRRIHDLRLALRGQFEGRASITTVTDGLLLSETGSLMFGEHVSDASQRYRIALGRDGAQVFRADGSHFHDLDLSSGTARILHHCGEDIYRGRYRVLDDDCFVVAWRVTGPRKDYRMATRHARIG